The following coding sequences lie in one Oryctolagus cuniculus chromosome 7, mOryCun1.1, whole genome shotgun sequence genomic window:
- the MAP7D1 gene encoding MAP7 domain-containing protein 1 isoform X3, whose protein sequence is MESGPHAEPGPGAPSAVGARIPPEPRPSPEGDPSPPPPPPPMSALVPDTPPDTPPAMKNAPSPKRLSLEAESPPGQGEPQPAPPQEESPSLEAKSRGPTPPATGPRDARPRRSSQPSPAAVPASDSPPAKPDVKKAGERHKLAKERREERAKYLAAKKAVWLEKEEKAKALREKQLQERRRRLEEQRLRAEQRRAALEERQRQKLEKNKERYEAAIQRSVKKTWAEIRQQRWSWAGALHHGSPGHKTSGSRCSVSAVNLPKHVDSIINKRLSKSSATLWNSPSRNRSLQLSAWESSIVDRLMTPTLSFLARSRSAVTLPRNGRDQAVPLCPRSASASPLTPCSAPRSAHRCAPAGERGDRRKPSAGGSPAAVRRRPEASPVQKKEKKDKERENEKEKSALARERSLKKRQSLPASPRPRLSAGAAAELSPKCRARPASPSTSWHRPASPCPSPGPGHALPPKPPSPRGTTASPKGRVRRKEEGKESAIAAGPEDKNQSKGRASDEKEPAAPASPVPSPSPSPTPALPPKEQPAAETPADSAAQTSTPAPAPPGTPGTPSKPMAGTTDREEATRLLAEKRRQAREQREREEQARRLQAERDKRMREEQLAREAEARAEREAEARRREEQEAREKAQAEQEEQERLQKQKEEAEARLREEAERQRLEREKHFQREEQERQERKKRLEEIMKRTRKSDVAETKQKQDGKEEKVHNSGPEPMKAVESRPSGLQKETRQTEEPPPQEPPWSLPSKELPGSLVNGLQSLPAHQENGFSPKGPSGDKGLGRTPEALLPFAEAEAFLKKAVVQPPQVTEVL, encoded by the exons ATGGAGAGCGGCCCACACGCGGAGCCGGGCCCCGGCGCCCCCTCAG CTGTGGGAGCCAGGATCCCCCCAGAGCCAAGGCCTTCTCCAGAGGGTGACCCTTccccaccaccgccaccaccaccgaTGTCAGCCCTGGTCCCTGACACTCCTCCAGACACCCCTCCTGCCATGAAGAACGCCCCTAGCCCTAAGCGGCTCTCACTGGAAGCAGAGAGCCCCCCAGGGCAGGGTGAGCCTCAGCCAGCTCCCCCACAGGAAGAGTCCCCTTCTTTGGAAGCAAAGAGCAGGGGACCCACCCCACCAGCCACAGGCCCGCGTGATGCCAGACCTCGAAGGAGCAGTCAGCCATCCCCAGCGGCTGTGCCAGCTTCTGACAGCCCTCCCGCCAAGCCAG ATGTaaagaaggcaggagagagacaCAAGCTGGCAAAGGAGCGGCGAGAAGAGCGGGCCAAGTACCTGG CGGCCAAGAAGGCGGTGTGgctggagaaggaggagaaggccaAGGCGCTGCGGGAGAAGCAGCTGCAGGAGCGCCGGCGGCGGCTGGAGGAGCAGCGGCTCAGAGCCGAGCAGCGCCGAGCCGCCCTGGAGGAGCGGCAGCGGCAGAAGCTCGAGAAGAACAAG GAACGCTACGAAGCAGCCATCCAGCGGTCAGTGAAGAAGACATGGGCCGAAATCCGACAGCAGCGCTGGTCCTGGGCGGGGGCCCTGCACCATGGCTCTCCCGGACATAAGACCA gtgggagcaggtgctCCGTGTCGGCAGTAAACCTGCCCAAACACGTGGACTCTATAATCAACAAGCGGCTCTCAAAGTCCTCTGCCACTCTCTGGAACTCCCCCAGTAGAA ATCGCAGCCTGCAGCtgagtgcctgggagagcagcatcGTGGATCGTCTCATGACGCCCACCCTCTCCTTCCTGGCTCGAAGTCGCAGCGCCGTCACACTGCCCCGCAACGGCCGGGACCAGG CCGTGCCCCTGTGCCCGCGCTCGGCCTCCGCCAGCCCCCTTACGCCGTGCAGCGCCCCCCGAAGCGCGCACCGCTGCGCCCCTGCCGGGGAGCGCGGCGACAGGCGCAAGCCCAGCGCCGGGGGCAGCCCCGCCGCGGTTCGCCGCCGGCCCGAGGCCTCGCCG GTgcagaaaaaggagaagaaggaCAAGGAACGGGAAAACGAGAAGGAGAAAAGCGCCCTGGCCCGGGAGCGCAGCCTCAAGAAGCGCCAGTCGCTCCCGGCCTCCCCGCGCCCGCGCCTCTCTGCCGGCGCCGCCGCGGAGCTCAG CCCCAAATGCAGGGCCCGGCCAGCCTCTCCTTCCACGTCCTGGCACaggcctgcctccccctgccccagcccagggccaggtcaCGCGCTGCCTCCAAAACCACCGTCTCCCAGGGGCACCACAGCCTCACCCAAGGGGCGGGTgcggaggaaggaggaggggaaggagagtgcCATTGCAGCGGGGCCTGAGGACAAGAACCAGAGCAAGGGCAGGGCCAGCGATGAGAAggagccagcagccccagcctcccctgtgccctcgccctcaccctcgcccaccccagccctgccccccaagGAGCAGCCAGCTGCTGAGACCCCTGCAG ACTCTGCCGCCCAGACCTCAACTCCAGCCCCCGCGCCCCCGGGGACGCCGGGGACCCCGAGCAAACCcatggccggcaccacagacCGAGAAGAGGCCACTCGGCTCCTGGCCGAGAAGCGGCGCCAGGCCCGGGAGCAGCGTGAGCGTGAGGAGCAGGCGCGGCGGCTGCAGGCCGAAAGGGACAA GCGAATGCGAGAGGAGCAGCTGGCGCGGGAGGCTGAGGCCCGGGCCGAGCGGGAAGCGGAGGCCCGCCGGCGGGAAGAGCAGGAGGCCCGCGAGAAGGCGCAGGCcgagcaggaggagcaggagcggCTGCAGAAGCAG AAAGAGGAGGCCGAAGCTCGGTTGCGGGAAGAAGCGGAGCGGCAGCGTCTAGAGCGGGAAAAGCACTTCCAGCGGGAGGAGCAGGAGCGGCAGGAGCGCAAGAAG CGCCTGGAAGAGATAATGAAGAGGACCCGGAAGTCAGACGTTGCTGAAACCAAG CAGAAGCAGGACGGGAAGGAGGAGAAGGTCCACAATTCCGGCCCAG AGCCCATGAAAGCCGTGGAGTCGCGGCCATCGGGGCTGCAGAAGGAGACCCGGCAGACAGAGGAGCCGCCCCCCCAGGAGCCTCCGTGGAG cctTCCAAGCAAGGAGCTGCCAGGGTCTCTGGTGAACGGCCTCCAGTCTCTGCCAGCACACCAGGAGAACGGCTTCTCCCCCAAGGGACCCTCTGGGGACAAGGGTCTGGGACGGAC
- the MAP7D1 gene encoding MAP7 domain-containing protein 1 isoform X2 has protein sequence MESGPHAEPGPGAPSAVGARIPPEPRPSPEGDPSPPPPPPPMSALVPDTPPDTPPAMKNAPSPKRLSLEAESPPGQGEPQPAPPQEESPSLEAKSRGPTPPATGPRDARPRRSSQPSPAAVPASDSPPAKPDVKKAGERHKLAKERREERAKYLAAKKAVWLEKEEKAKALREKQLQERRRRLEEQRLRAEQRRAALEERQRQKLEKNKERYEAAIQRSVKKTWAEIRQQRWSWAGALHHGSPGHKTSGSRCSVSAVNLPKHVDSIINKRLSKSSATLWNSPSRNRSLQLSAWESSIVDRLMTPTLSFLARSRSAVTLPRNGRDQGRGSGPGRPLTRGRAGASLAPRPRPDRTHPSAAVPLCPRSASASPLTPCSAPRSAHRCAPAGERGDRRKPSAGGSPAAVRRRPEASPVQKKEKKDKERENEKEKSALARERSLKKRQSLPASPRPRLSAGAAAELSPKCRARPASPSTSWHRPASPCPSPGPGHALPPKPPSPRGTTASPKGRVRRKEEGKESAIAAGPEDKNQSKGRASDEKEPAAPASPVPSPSPSPTPALPPKEQPAAETPADSAAQTSTPAPAPPGTPGTPSKPMAGTTDREEATRLLAEKRRQAREQREREEQARRLQAERDKRMREEQLAREAEARAEREAEARRREEQEAREKAQAEQEEQERLQKQKEEAEARLREEAERQRLEREKHFQREEQERQERKKRLEEIMKRTRKSDVAETKKQDGKEEKVHNSGPEPMKAVESRPSGLQKETRQTEEPPPQEPPWSLPSKELPGSLVNGLQSLPAHQENGFSPKGPSGDKGLGRTPEALLPFAEAEAFLKKAVVQPPQVTEVL, from the exons ATGGAGAGCGGCCCACACGCGGAGCCGGGCCCCGGCGCCCCCTCAG CTGTGGGAGCCAGGATCCCCCCAGAGCCAAGGCCTTCTCCAGAGGGTGACCCTTccccaccaccgccaccaccaccgaTGTCAGCCCTGGTCCCTGACACTCCTCCAGACACCCCTCCTGCCATGAAGAACGCCCCTAGCCCTAAGCGGCTCTCACTGGAAGCAGAGAGCCCCCCAGGGCAGGGTGAGCCTCAGCCAGCTCCCCCACAGGAAGAGTCCCCTTCTTTGGAAGCAAAGAGCAGGGGACCCACCCCACCAGCCACAGGCCCGCGTGATGCCAGACCTCGAAGGAGCAGTCAGCCATCCCCAGCGGCTGTGCCAGCTTCTGACAGCCCTCCCGCCAAGCCAG ATGTaaagaaggcaggagagagacaCAAGCTGGCAAAGGAGCGGCGAGAAGAGCGGGCCAAGTACCTGG CGGCCAAGAAGGCGGTGTGgctggagaaggaggagaaggccaAGGCGCTGCGGGAGAAGCAGCTGCAGGAGCGCCGGCGGCGGCTGGAGGAGCAGCGGCTCAGAGCCGAGCAGCGCCGAGCCGCCCTGGAGGAGCGGCAGCGGCAGAAGCTCGAGAAGAACAAG GAACGCTACGAAGCAGCCATCCAGCGGTCAGTGAAGAAGACATGGGCCGAAATCCGACAGCAGCGCTGGTCCTGGGCGGGGGCCCTGCACCATGGCTCTCCCGGACATAAGACCA gtgggagcaggtgctCCGTGTCGGCAGTAAACCTGCCCAAACACGTGGACTCTATAATCAACAAGCGGCTCTCAAAGTCCTCTGCCACTCTCTGGAACTCCCCCAGTAGAA ATCGCAGCCTGCAGCtgagtgcctgggagagcagcatcGTGGATCGTCTCATGACGCCCACCCTCTCCTTCCTGGCTCGAAGTCGCAGCGCCGTCACACTGCCCCGCAACGGCCGGGACCAGGGTAGGGGCAGCGGCCCTGGGAGACCTCTCAcgaggggccgggcaggggccaGCCTTGCGCCCCGGCCGCGCCCCGACCGCACTCATCCCTCTGCAGCCGTGCCCCTGTGCCCGCGCTCGGCCTCCGCCAGCCCCCTTACGCCGTGCAGCGCCCCCCGAAGCGCGCACCGCTGCGCCCCTGCCGGGGAGCGCGGCGACAGGCGCAAGCCCAGCGCCGGGGGCAGCCCCGCCGCGGTTCGCCGCCGGCCCGAGGCCTCGCCG GTgcagaaaaaggagaagaaggaCAAGGAACGGGAAAACGAGAAGGAGAAAAGCGCCCTGGCCCGGGAGCGCAGCCTCAAGAAGCGCCAGTCGCTCCCGGCCTCCCCGCGCCCGCGCCTCTCTGCCGGCGCCGCCGCGGAGCTCAG CCCCAAATGCAGGGCCCGGCCAGCCTCTCCTTCCACGTCCTGGCACaggcctgcctccccctgccccagcccagggccaggtcaCGCGCTGCCTCCAAAACCACCGTCTCCCAGGGGCACCACAGCCTCACCCAAGGGGCGGGTgcggaggaaggaggaggggaaggagagtgcCATTGCAGCGGGGCCTGAGGACAAGAACCAGAGCAAGGGCAGGGCCAGCGATGAGAAggagccagcagccccagcctcccctgtgccctcgccctcaccctcgcccaccccagccctgccccccaagGAGCAGCCAGCTGCTGAGACCCCTGCAG ACTCTGCCGCCCAGACCTCAACTCCAGCCCCCGCGCCCCCGGGGACGCCGGGGACCCCGAGCAAACCcatggccggcaccacagacCGAGAAGAGGCCACTCGGCTCCTGGCCGAGAAGCGGCGCCAGGCCCGGGAGCAGCGTGAGCGTGAGGAGCAGGCGCGGCGGCTGCAGGCCGAAAGGGACAA GCGAATGCGAGAGGAGCAGCTGGCGCGGGAGGCTGAGGCCCGGGCCGAGCGGGAAGCGGAGGCCCGCCGGCGGGAAGAGCAGGAGGCCCGCGAGAAGGCGCAGGCcgagcaggaggagcaggagcggCTGCAGAAGCAG AAAGAGGAGGCCGAAGCTCGGTTGCGGGAAGAAGCGGAGCGGCAGCGTCTAGAGCGGGAAAAGCACTTCCAGCGGGAGGAGCAGGAGCGGCAGGAGCGCAAGAAG CGCCTGGAAGAGATAATGAAGAGGACCCGGAAGTCAGACGTTGCTGAAACCAAG AAGCAGGACGGGAAGGAGGAGAAGGTCCACAATTCCGGCCCAG AGCCCATGAAAGCCGTGGAGTCGCGGCCATCGGGGCTGCAGAAGGAGACCCGGCAGACAGAGGAGCCGCCCCCCCAGGAGCCTCCGTGGAG cctTCCAAGCAAGGAGCTGCCAGGGTCTCTGGTGAACGGCCTCCAGTCTCTGCCAGCACACCAGGAGAACGGCTTCTCCCCCAAGGGACCCTCTGGGGACAAGGGTCTGGGACGGAC
- the MAP7D1 gene encoding MAP7 domain-containing protein 1 isoform X1 gives MESGPHAEPGPGAPSAVGARIPPEPRPSPEGDPSPPPPPPPMSALVPDTPPDTPPAMKNAPSPKRLSLEAESPPGQGEPQPAPPQEESPSLEAKSRGPTPPATGPRDARPRRSSQPSPAAVPASDSPPAKPDVKKAGERHKLAKERREERAKYLAAKKAVWLEKEEKAKALREKQLQERRRRLEEQRLRAEQRRAALEERQRQKLEKNKERYEAAIQRSVKKTWAEIRQQRWSWAGALHHGSPGHKTSGSRCSVSAVNLPKHVDSIINKRLSKSSATLWNSPSRNRSLQLSAWESSIVDRLMTPTLSFLARSRSAVTLPRNGRDQGRGSGPGRPLTRGRAGASLAPRPRPDRTHPSAAVPLCPRSASASPLTPCSAPRSAHRCAPAGERGDRRKPSAGGSPAAVRRRPEASPVQKKEKKDKERENEKEKSALARERSLKKRQSLPASPRPRLSAGAAAELSPKCRARPASPSTSWHRPASPCPSPGPGHALPPKPPSPRGTTASPKGRVRRKEEGKESAIAAGPEDKNQSKGRASDEKEPAAPASPVPSPSPSPTPALPPKEQPAAETPADSAAQTSTPAPAPPGTPGTPSKPMAGTTDREEATRLLAEKRRQAREQREREEQARRLQAERDKRMREEQLAREAEARAEREAEARRREEQEAREKAQAEQEEQERLQKQKEEAEARLREEAERQRLEREKHFQREEQERQERKKRLEEIMKRTRKSDVAETKQKQDGKEEKVHNSGPEPMKAVESRPSGLQKETRQTEEPPPQEPPWSLPSKELPGSLVNGLQSLPAHQENGFSPKGPSGDKGLGRTPEALLPFAEAEAFLKKAVVQPPQVTEVL, from the exons ATGGAGAGCGGCCCACACGCGGAGCCGGGCCCCGGCGCCCCCTCAG CTGTGGGAGCCAGGATCCCCCCAGAGCCAAGGCCTTCTCCAGAGGGTGACCCTTccccaccaccgccaccaccaccgaTGTCAGCCCTGGTCCCTGACACTCCTCCAGACACCCCTCCTGCCATGAAGAACGCCCCTAGCCCTAAGCGGCTCTCACTGGAAGCAGAGAGCCCCCCAGGGCAGGGTGAGCCTCAGCCAGCTCCCCCACAGGAAGAGTCCCCTTCTTTGGAAGCAAAGAGCAGGGGACCCACCCCACCAGCCACAGGCCCGCGTGATGCCAGACCTCGAAGGAGCAGTCAGCCATCCCCAGCGGCTGTGCCAGCTTCTGACAGCCCTCCCGCCAAGCCAG ATGTaaagaaggcaggagagagacaCAAGCTGGCAAAGGAGCGGCGAGAAGAGCGGGCCAAGTACCTGG CGGCCAAGAAGGCGGTGTGgctggagaaggaggagaaggccaAGGCGCTGCGGGAGAAGCAGCTGCAGGAGCGCCGGCGGCGGCTGGAGGAGCAGCGGCTCAGAGCCGAGCAGCGCCGAGCCGCCCTGGAGGAGCGGCAGCGGCAGAAGCTCGAGAAGAACAAG GAACGCTACGAAGCAGCCATCCAGCGGTCAGTGAAGAAGACATGGGCCGAAATCCGACAGCAGCGCTGGTCCTGGGCGGGGGCCCTGCACCATGGCTCTCCCGGACATAAGACCA gtgggagcaggtgctCCGTGTCGGCAGTAAACCTGCCCAAACACGTGGACTCTATAATCAACAAGCGGCTCTCAAAGTCCTCTGCCACTCTCTGGAACTCCCCCAGTAGAA ATCGCAGCCTGCAGCtgagtgcctgggagagcagcatcGTGGATCGTCTCATGACGCCCACCCTCTCCTTCCTGGCTCGAAGTCGCAGCGCCGTCACACTGCCCCGCAACGGCCGGGACCAGGGTAGGGGCAGCGGCCCTGGGAGACCTCTCAcgaggggccgggcaggggccaGCCTTGCGCCCCGGCCGCGCCCCGACCGCACTCATCCCTCTGCAGCCGTGCCCCTGTGCCCGCGCTCGGCCTCCGCCAGCCCCCTTACGCCGTGCAGCGCCCCCCGAAGCGCGCACCGCTGCGCCCCTGCCGGGGAGCGCGGCGACAGGCGCAAGCCCAGCGCCGGGGGCAGCCCCGCCGCGGTTCGCCGCCGGCCCGAGGCCTCGCCG GTgcagaaaaaggagaagaaggaCAAGGAACGGGAAAACGAGAAGGAGAAAAGCGCCCTGGCCCGGGAGCGCAGCCTCAAGAAGCGCCAGTCGCTCCCGGCCTCCCCGCGCCCGCGCCTCTCTGCCGGCGCCGCCGCGGAGCTCAG CCCCAAATGCAGGGCCCGGCCAGCCTCTCCTTCCACGTCCTGGCACaggcctgcctccccctgccccagcccagggccaggtcaCGCGCTGCCTCCAAAACCACCGTCTCCCAGGGGCACCACAGCCTCACCCAAGGGGCGGGTgcggaggaaggaggaggggaaggagagtgcCATTGCAGCGGGGCCTGAGGACAAGAACCAGAGCAAGGGCAGGGCCAGCGATGAGAAggagccagcagccccagcctcccctgtgccctcgccctcaccctcgcccaccccagccctgccccccaagGAGCAGCCAGCTGCTGAGACCCCTGCAG ACTCTGCCGCCCAGACCTCAACTCCAGCCCCCGCGCCCCCGGGGACGCCGGGGACCCCGAGCAAACCcatggccggcaccacagacCGAGAAGAGGCCACTCGGCTCCTGGCCGAGAAGCGGCGCCAGGCCCGGGAGCAGCGTGAGCGTGAGGAGCAGGCGCGGCGGCTGCAGGCCGAAAGGGACAA GCGAATGCGAGAGGAGCAGCTGGCGCGGGAGGCTGAGGCCCGGGCCGAGCGGGAAGCGGAGGCCCGCCGGCGGGAAGAGCAGGAGGCCCGCGAGAAGGCGCAGGCcgagcaggaggagcaggagcggCTGCAGAAGCAG AAAGAGGAGGCCGAAGCTCGGTTGCGGGAAGAAGCGGAGCGGCAGCGTCTAGAGCGGGAAAAGCACTTCCAGCGGGAGGAGCAGGAGCGGCAGGAGCGCAAGAAG CGCCTGGAAGAGATAATGAAGAGGACCCGGAAGTCAGACGTTGCTGAAACCAAG CAGAAGCAGGACGGGAAGGAGGAGAAGGTCCACAATTCCGGCCCAG AGCCCATGAAAGCCGTGGAGTCGCGGCCATCGGGGCTGCAGAAGGAGACCCGGCAGACAGAGGAGCCGCCCCCCCAGGAGCCTCCGTGGAG cctTCCAAGCAAGGAGCTGCCAGGGTCTCTGGTGAACGGCCTCCAGTCTCTGCCAGCACACCAGGAGAACGGCTTCTCCCCCAAGGGACCCTCTGGGGACAAGGGTCTGGGACGGAC
- the MAP7D1 gene encoding MAP7 domain-containing protein 1 isoform X7 translates to MSALVPDTPPDTPPAMKNAPSPKRLSLEAESPPGQGEPQPAPPQEESPSLEAKSRGPTPPATGPRDARPRRSSQPSPAAVPASDSPPAKPDVKKAGERHKLAKERREERAKYLAAKKAVWLEKEEKAKALREKQLQERRRRLEEQRLRAEQRRAALEERQRQKLEKNKERYEAAIQRSVKKTWAEIRQQRWSWAGALHHGSPGHKTSGSRCSVSAVNLPKHVDSIINKRLSKSSATLWNSPSRNRSLQLSAWESSIVDRLMTPTLSFLARSRSAVTLPRNGRDQGRGSGPGRPLTRGRAGASLAPRPRPDRTHPSAAVPLCPRSASASPLTPCSAPRSAHRCAPAGERGDRRKPSAGGSPAAVRRRPEASPVQKKEKKDKERENEKEKSALARERSLKKRQSLPASPRPRLSAGAAAELSPKCRARPASPSTSWHRPASPCPSPGPGHALPPKPPSPRGTTASPKGRVRRKEEGKESAIAAGPEDKNQSKGRASDEKEPAAPASPVPSPSPSPTPALPPKEQPAAETPADSAAQTSTPAPAPPGTPGTPSKPMAGTTDREEATRLLAEKRRQAREQREREEQARRLQAERDKRMREEQLAREAEARAEREAEARRREEQEAREKAQAEQEEQERLQKQKEEAEARLREEAERQRLEREKHFQREEQERQERKKRLEEIMKRTRKSDVAETKQKQDGKEEKVHNSGPEPMKAVESRPSGLQKETRQTEEPPPQEPPWSLPSKELPGSLVNGLQSLPAHQENGFSPKGPSGDKGLGRTPEALLPFAEAEAFLKKAVVQPPQVTEVL, encoded by the exons aTGTCAGCCCTGGTCCCTGACACTCCTCCAGACACCCCTCCTGCCATGAAGAACGCCCCTAGCCCTAAGCGGCTCTCACTGGAAGCAGAGAGCCCCCCAGGGCAGGGTGAGCCTCAGCCAGCTCCCCCACAGGAAGAGTCCCCTTCTTTGGAAGCAAAGAGCAGGGGACCCACCCCACCAGCCACAGGCCCGCGTGATGCCAGACCTCGAAGGAGCAGTCAGCCATCCCCAGCGGCTGTGCCAGCTTCTGACAGCCCTCCCGCCAAGCCAG ATGTaaagaaggcaggagagagacaCAAGCTGGCAAAGGAGCGGCGAGAAGAGCGGGCCAAGTACCTGG CGGCCAAGAAGGCGGTGTGgctggagaaggaggagaaggccaAGGCGCTGCGGGAGAAGCAGCTGCAGGAGCGCCGGCGGCGGCTGGAGGAGCAGCGGCTCAGAGCCGAGCAGCGCCGAGCCGCCCTGGAGGAGCGGCAGCGGCAGAAGCTCGAGAAGAACAAG GAACGCTACGAAGCAGCCATCCAGCGGTCAGTGAAGAAGACATGGGCCGAAATCCGACAGCAGCGCTGGTCCTGGGCGGGGGCCCTGCACCATGGCTCTCCCGGACATAAGACCA gtgggagcaggtgctCCGTGTCGGCAGTAAACCTGCCCAAACACGTGGACTCTATAATCAACAAGCGGCTCTCAAAGTCCTCTGCCACTCTCTGGAACTCCCCCAGTAGAA ATCGCAGCCTGCAGCtgagtgcctgggagagcagcatcGTGGATCGTCTCATGACGCCCACCCTCTCCTTCCTGGCTCGAAGTCGCAGCGCCGTCACACTGCCCCGCAACGGCCGGGACCAGGGTAGGGGCAGCGGCCCTGGGAGACCTCTCAcgaggggccgggcaggggccaGCCTTGCGCCCCGGCCGCGCCCCGACCGCACTCATCCCTCTGCAGCCGTGCCCCTGTGCCCGCGCTCGGCCTCCGCCAGCCCCCTTACGCCGTGCAGCGCCCCCCGAAGCGCGCACCGCTGCGCCCCTGCCGGGGAGCGCGGCGACAGGCGCAAGCCCAGCGCCGGGGGCAGCCCCGCCGCGGTTCGCCGCCGGCCCGAGGCCTCGCCG GTgcagaaaaaggagaagaaggaCAAGGAACGGGAAAACGAGAAGGAGAAAAGCGCCCTGGCCCGGGAGCGCAGCCTCAAGAAGCGCCAGTCGCTCCCGGCCTCCCCGCGCCCGCGCCTCTCTGCCGGCGCCGCCGCGGAGCTCAG CCCCAAATGCAGGGCCCGGCCAGCCTCTCCTTCCACGTCCTGGCACaggcctgcctccccctgccccagcccagggccaggtcaCGCGCTGCCTCCAAAACCACCGTCTCCCAGGGGCACCACAGCCTCACCCAAGGGGCGGGTgcggaggaaggaggaggggaaggagagtgcCATTGCAGCGGGGCCTGAGGACAAGAACCAGAGCAAGGGCAGGGCCAGCGATGAGAAggagccagcagccccagcctcccctgtgccctcgccctcaccctcgcccaccccagccctgccccccaagGAGCAGCCAGCTGCTGAGACCCCTGCAG ACTCTGCCGCCCAGACCTCAACTCCAGCCCCCGCGCCCCCGGGGACGCCGGGGACCCCGAGCAAACCcatggccggcaccacagacCGAGAAGAGGCCACTCGGCTCCTGGCCGAGAAGCGGCGCCAGGCCCGGGAGCAGCGTGAGCGTGAGGAGCAGGCGCGGCGGCTGCAGGCCGAAAGGGACAA GCGAATGCGAGAGGAGCAGCTGGCGCGGGAGGCTGAGGCCCGGGCCGAGCGGGAAGCGGAGGCCCGCCGGCGGGAAGAGCAGGAGGCCCGCGAGAAGGCGCAGGCcgagcaggaggagcaggagcggCTGCAGAAGCAG AAAGAGGAGGCCGAAGCTCGGTTGCGGGAAGAAGCGGAGCGGCAGCGTCTAGAGCGGGAAAAGCACTTCCAGCGGGAGGAGCAGGAGCGGCAGGAGCGCAAGAAG CGCCTGGAAGAGATAATGAAGAGGACCCGGAAGTCAGACGTTGCTGAAACCAAG CAGAAGCAGGACGGGAAGGAGGAGAAGGTCCACAATTCCGGCCCAG AGCCCATGAAAGCCGTGGAGTCGCGGCCATCGGGGCTGCAGAAGGAGACCCGGCAGACAGAGGAGCCGCCCCCCCAGGAGCCTCCGTGGAG cctTCCAAGCAAGGAGCTGCCAGGGTCTCTGGTGAACGGCCTCCAGTCTCTGCCAGCACACCAGGAGAACGGCTTCTCCCCCAAGGGACCCTCTGGGGACAAGGGTCTGGGACGGAC